In Sulfolobales archaeon, a single window of DNA contains:
- a CDS encoding MmgE/PrpD family protein, with translation MRFRDLSWKIAEYVSGISYKEVDEKTYEEIKKRVLDSIGVAVGAFSEKPYEIARRVAREVKPSGRGSSVWGEGFRTSPEMAAFANGVGVRYLDFNDTYLSKEALHPSDMIPAIIAMAEDRGVDGRQTLLSIAVAYEIATRLADAFSVRSVGVDHVTYIVIGTAAGVSKLLDLPLEKTYHAINLAVNESLSLRQTRAGELSMWKGATAANSARKGLFLALLASEGFTGPSPVFEGEFGFFNVVSKQRFDIDRFGGFNGEMFQVHRTSIKYWPVEYHAMSAVEAALKLRGKVSAKDVESIRIKTFTVCYRIIAKDPEKWDPRTRETADHSLPYIVARALLDGYIWIDSFSNEKILGKDVRELMGKMTVEVDPEYDKIYPEGIPNTIEIRTRGGGLFIETSTYPKGHFRNPMTWSEVESKFMKLSSGRIREENLREITDKTMNLEKIRDLRDLTDLIVV, from the coding sequence ATGAGGTTCAGAGATCTTTCTTGGAAGATCGCTGAATATGTTTCAGGGATCTCATATAAGGAAGTTGATGAGAAAACATATGAAGAAATTAAAAAGAGAGTGCTCGACTCTATAGGAGTAGCTGTAGGAGCCTTCAGCGAGAAACCCTATGAAATTGCTAGAAGGGTTGCCAGAGAGGTTAAGCCTTCTGGAAGAGGTTCGAGTGTGTGGGGTGAGGGTTTTAGAACAAGTCCGGAAATGGCTGCTTTCGCTAATGGTGTTGGAGTGAGATATCTTGACTTTAACGATACCTATCTATCTAAAGAAGCTCTTCACCCGAGTGATATGATTCCTGCTATTATTGCCATGGCCGAGGATAGAGGAGTTGACGGTAGACAGACTCTTCTCTCCATAGCAGTAGCCTATGAAATAGCTACAAGACTTGCAGATGCTTTCTCTGTGAGAAGTGTTGGAGTAGATCATGTGACATATATAGTCATAGGAACCGCTGCAGGAGTTTCTAAGCTATTAGATCTACCCTTGGAGAAGACCTATCATGCTATAAATCTCGCTGTCAACGAATCCTTATCTCTCAGACAGACAAGAGCTGGAGAACTCAGCATGTGGAAGGGAGCTACAGCAGCTAACTCAGCTAGGAAAGGTTTGTTCTTAGCTCTTCTAGCTTCAGAAGGCTTTACAGGACCATCACCAGTTTTCGAAGGTGAATTCGGATTCTTCAATGTGGTTTCTAAGCAGAGATTTGATATAGATAGATTCGGAGGTTTTAACGGTGAGATGTTTCAAGTTCATAGGACTTCTATTAAATACTGGCCTGTAGAGTATCACGCTATGTCTGCAGTCGAAGCCGCTCTGAAACTTAGAGGTAAAGTATCTGCTAAGGATGTCGAGAGCATCAGGATTAAAACTTTTACTGTGTGCTACAGGATCATAGCTAAAGATCCTGAGAAATGGGATCCTAGGACTAGAGAAACAGCAGATCATAGCCTGCCCTACATAGTAGCCAGAGCTTTATTAGATGGCTATATATGGATTGACAGCTTTTCGAACGAGAAGATTCTTGGAAAAGATGTTAGAGAGCTAATGGGTAAAATGACCGTCGAGGTAGATCCTGAGTATGACAAGATCTATCCTGAGGGTATACCTAACACTATAGAGATCAGAACTAGAGGAGGAGGTTTGTTTATTGAGACATCAACATATCCTAAGGGGCACTTTAGAAATCCCATGACATGGAGTGAGGTTGAAAGCAAATTCATGAAGCTGAGTAGTGGAAGGATTAGAGAAGAGAATCTGAGAGAGATTACGGATAAAACAATGAATCTTGAGAAGATCAGGGATCTAAGGGATCTAACAGATCTAATAGTAGTATAA
- a CDS encoding HAD family hydrolase: MIRVLSFDVWNTLLDIDKFYQILSVKISSEVGRPYDEIYKTLKRVYRDAISERLSGGFKRIIIDSGEYFAEGLGIDLETLFRALVRTLLDEEIRDLAYEDVLDTLKDLKKRGFLIGVVSNVMFWPGMIVRYLLHMNNLLEFFNATVFSDEIGFMKPEKEIFEYLAKRFNVKLEEIVHVGDSLEHDLVGALRAGVRSVLVKRDLEADFIRLSRRAYVIRGLRYLWRVLEDIGSDKTP; the protein is encoded by the coding sequence ATGATCAGAGTATTATCCTTTGACGTGTGGAACACATTGCTTGATATAGATAAGTTCTACCAGATTCTATCTGTGAAGATATCTTCAGAAGTTGGAAGACCTTACGATGAGATATATAAAACCTTGAAGAGAGTGTATAGAGATGCGATTAGTGAGAGATTGTCAGGAGGATTTAAGAGAATCATAATAGATTCTGGAGAGTACTTTGCAGAAGGTCTAGGAATAGATCTTGAGACCCTATTCAGAGCTCTAGTAAGAACACTTCTAGATGAAGAAATAAGAGATCTAGCCTATGAAGATGTATTGGATACGTTAAAAGATCTTAAAAAAAGAGGATTCCTCATAGGAGTTGTGAGTAATGTGATGTTCTGGCCTGGTATGATAGTGAGATATCTACTTCATATGAATAATCTGCTTGAGTTTTTTAACGCGACAGTATTCTCTGATGAAATAGGTTTTATGAAGCCTGAGAAAGAGATCTTCGAATATCTCGCTAAGAGATTTAATGTTAAGCTTGAGGAGATCGTTCATGTAGGAGACTCGCTAGAGCACGATCTTGTAGGAGCTCTGAGAGCTGGTGTAAGATCAGTTCTTGTGAAAAGAGATCTCGAAGCTGATTTCATAAGACTTAGCAGAAGAGCTTATGTGATCAGAGGTCTGAGATATCTATGGAGAGTACTAGAAGATATAGGATCTGATAAAACACCCTAG
- the alaXM gene encoding alanyl-tRNA editing protein AlaXM, whose translation MPTIHLYRDDSYQKIFRARIVSITNQGILLDQTIFHPESGGVATDTGVIRCCGRIYRVVKAVHDKDNDDVYHVLDSYEGLYEGAEVEGEIDWERRYRLMKLHTAAHIISAIMYRDYNALITGGQVEPDYARDDFSLEKFDRSIFEDVIAKANEVIRRGIEVKIYYMSREEALKIPGITKLAEKTPPEYRVLRIVEIPGIDLQADGGPHVRNTREIGGLVLLKVENRGRNKRRIYYTLAPNQA comes from the coding sequence ATGCCCACCATACATTTGTATAGAGATGATTCTTATCAGAAGATATTTAGAGCTAGAATAGTTTCTATAACGAACCAAGGCATTCTACTAGATCAGACAATATTTCACCCGGAGAGCGGAGGTGTTGCTACAGACACAGGAGTAATAAGATGTTGTGGAAGGATCTATAGAGTTGTTAAAGCAGTCCATGATAAAGATAATGATGATGTATATCACGTACTAGATTCTTACGAAGGACTCTATGAAGGCGCTGAAGTTGAAGGCGAGATAGACTGGGAGAGAAGATATAGACTTATGAAGCTTCACACAGCAGCTCATATTATATCAGCTATAATGTATAGAGACTACAATGCACTTATAACAGGAGGCCAGGTAGAGCCTGATTATGCTAGAGATGACTTCTCGCTGGAGAAATTTGATAGAAGCATTTTTGAAGATGTGATTGCTAAAGCTAATGAGGTTATTAGAAGAGGTATAGAAGTTAAAATATACTATATGAGCAGAGAAGAAGCTCTCAAGATCCCTGGAATAACAAAACTAGCGGAAAAAACTCCACCAGAGTATAGAGTTCTCAGGATAGTAGAGATCCCTGGAATAGATCTTCAGGCTGACGGAGGTCCTCATGTCAGAAACACGAGAGAAATCGGAGGACTAGTATTGCTTAAAGTTGAGAACAGGGGTAGAAATAAGAGAAGAATATATTACACTCTAGCTCCAAACCAGGCTTAG
- a CDS encoding phosphoribosyltransferase, whose protein sequence is MVPDDFLVLDWEDVFSGIRALAKKIYESGYIPDAVVGIFRNGWIIGRLLGDLLGVEEIGGVGVKFYKSIGETRERPLVISGPTISVRDQRILLADDVSDSGRTLQVAVDLVRLYGAREVRTATLYIKKRTMLIPDYYHGETDKWIIFPWEYGETIRELAMKKFRDVSFNSIRKIAETLKIYDEELIRIIYESTSVRMKR, encoded by the coding sequence ATGGTTCCGGATGATTTTCTAGTTCTAGATTGGGAGGATGTGTTCAGCGGTATAAGAGCTCTTGCCAAAAAGATCTATGAGAGCGGATATATTCCAGATGCTGTGGTAGGGATCTTTAGAAACGGATGGATCATAGGAAGACTTCTAGGAGATCTCCTCGGCGTGGAAGAGATAGGAGGTGTAGGAGTTAAGTTTTATAAGTCTATCGGAGAAACTAGAGAGAGACCTCTAGTAATATCAGGCCCCACCATTAGTGTCAGGGATCAAAGGATCCTCCTAGCAGATGATGTGAGTGATAGTGGAAGAACTCTTCAGGTCGCAGTAGATCTCGTAAGACTATACGGAGCTCGAGAGGTTAGAACTGCAACACTCTATATTAAGAAGAGAACAATGCTGATACCAGACTACTACCATGGAGAGACTGATAAATGGATTATATTTCCGTGGGAGTACGGCGAGACCATAAGAGAACTCGCCATGAAGAAATTTAGAGATGTCAGCTTCAACTCTATAAGAAAGATTGCTGAGACTCTTAAAATATATGATGAGGAACTCATAAGAATAATCTATGAATCCACTTCTGTGAGAATGAAGAGATAA
- the dph5 gene encoding diphthine synthase, with product MSVFYLIGVGLHLRMISLEALDILKNSCDYIFYEEYTSSSSEGSLKDLEKLIGRKMEKLYRRDLEDLSGEAIIKKIKEGGRVCLVSWGDPLIATTHVALATRIMRMGYSIRYIPGVSSITASLSLTGLMIYRLGKVSTITYPKDGILSEYPYLVLYDNISRELHTIFLLEIDEEKKIFMNVKDALDILIELERRFEKKVISDDKLAIGLSIGSRSIICGGSIRYLRTVSIERYPQILIIPAKLYFTEEEYLRSIGVLEDRCIEI from the coding sequence ATGTCTGTATTCTATTTAATAGGAGTAGGACTTCACCTGAGAATGATCTCTTTAGAGGCTTTAGACATATTAAAGAACTCATGTGATTATATATTCTATGAAGAGTATACATCTTCTTCTTCAGAAGGTTCTTTAAAAGATCTCGAGAAACTAATAGGTAGAAAGATGGAAAAACTCTATAGAAGAGATCTTGAGGATCTTAGTGGTGAAGCTATTATAAAAAAGATTAAAGAAGGTGGCAGGGTCTGTCTAGTAAGTTGGGGAGATCCTCTAATAGCTACAACACACGTAGCTCTAGCTACAAGAATCATGAGAATGGGGTACAGTATTCGATATATACCAGGTGTCTCATCTATAACAGCATCTCTAAGCCTTACAGGTCTTATGATCTATAGACTTGGGAAGGTGAGTACTATAACGTATCCCAAAGATGGTATCTTAAGTGAGTATCCCTATCTAGTTCTCTATGATAATATCTCGAGAGAGCTGCACACAATATTTCTGCTAGAGATTGATGAAGAAAAAAAGATTTTTATGAACGTAAAAGACGCTCTCGATATATTAATAGAGCTGGAGAGGAGATTTGAAAAGAAGGTGATCTCGGATGATAAGCTAGCTATAGGTCTCAGCATAGGATCCAGATCTATAATATGTGGGGGTAGCATCAGATATCTTAGAACAGTATCTATAGAGAGATATCCTCAGATTCTCATAATACCTGCGAAACTCTACTTCACAGAGGAAGAGTATCTTAGGAGCATAGGAGTGTTAGAAGATCGTTGTATCGAGATCTAG
- the gyaR gene encoding glyoxylate reductase: MKPKVFITRELFDEAIRRIEEFYEVEIWDRYNAPPRDVILEKAGSSDALVTLLTDKIDCEVISRGRNLRIIAQYAVGFDNIDIECATRHGVYVTNTPGVLTEATAELTWALILAVARRIVEADKYVRSGGWKSSGTSWHPKMMLGVELKGKILGIVGLGRIGSRVAEIGKAFGMRVVYYDLVRREDLERSLGIEYMDLARLAEVSDIISVHTPLTKETYHLIGEDFLRRVKRTAIIVNTARGAVIDTQALLKALEEKRIAGAGLDVFEEEPLPPDHPLTRYDNVVLAPHIGSATYETRLAMAQLVADNLIAFYKGEIPPTLVNRDVISIRKPGFK; this comes from the coding sequence TTGAAACCCAAGGTTTTTATAACAAGAGAACTTTTCGATGAGGCTATTAGAAGAATTGAGGAGTTTTACGAGGTAGAGATCTGGGATAGATATAATGCTCCTCCGAGAGATGTGATTCTCGAGAAAGCAGGATCTTCCGATGCTCTAGTAACATTATTAACCGATAAGATAGATTGTGAGGTTATCTCTAGAGGTAGAAATCTAAGGATCATAGCTCAGTATGCCGTAGGATTTGATAATATAGATATAGAGTGTGCAACCCGCCACGGGGTTTACGTGACAAATACTCCGGGAGTTCTCACAGAGGCTACAGCAGAGCTTACATGGGCTTTGATACTAGCTGTTGCTAGAAGAATTGTAGAAGCTGACAAGTATGTGAGAAGTGGTGGGTGGAAGAGCAGTGGCACCAGCTGGCATCCTAAGATGATGCTTGGTGTAGAGCTTAAAGGTAAAATACTAGGGATTGTAGGATTAGGACGTATAGGATCTAGGGTTGCAGAAATTGGAAAAGCTTTTGGCATGAGAGTTGTGTATTATGATCTTGTGAGGAGAGAGGATCTAGAAAGAAGTCTAGGAATAGAATATATGGATCTAGCCAGACTTGCAGAGGTATCAGACATAATATCAGTTCACACACCATTGACCAAAGAAACATATCATCTGATCGGAGAGGATTTTCTAAGAAGAGTTAAAAGAACAGCTATAATAGTTAACACAGCACGAGGAGCGGTCATAGACACCCAAGCACTACTCAAAGCACTTGAGGAGAAAAGAATCGCAGGAGCCGGGCTGGATGTATTCGAAGAAGAGCCTCTACCTCCGGATCATCCTCTCACCAGATATGATAACGTGGTTCTAGCACCTCATATTGGTAGTGCCACCTATGAGACTAGACTAGCGATGGCTCAGCTTGTTGCCGACAATCTTATAGCATTCTATAAGGGCGAGATACCTCCAACACTTGTTAATAGAGATGTAATCAGTATAAGGAAACCTGGTTTCAAGTAG
- a CDS encoding DUF6290 family protein, with protein MKGRKLKIVSFKLDERELEILDRYAENHGMSRSEVIRRALFKIISQENDENNEDHEIKILRRGLPTFIESDNNIEYIGKEKDLKEDHFKRNRVEIAVRDLS; from the coding sequence ATGAAGGGTAGAAAATTAAAAATTGTGTCATTCAAACTCGATGAGAGAGAGCTTGAGATATTAGATAGGTATGCTGAAAATCATGGAATGAGCAGATCTGAGGTTATTAGGAGAGCTTTATTCAAGATCATATCTCAGGAAAATGATGAGAACAATGAAGATCACGAGATAAAGATTCTTAGAAGAGGTCTTCCCACATTTATAGAGAGCGATAATAATATTGAATACATAGGAAAAGAAAAAGATCTAAAAGAAGATCATTTCAAGAGAAACAGAGTAGAAATAGCAGTAAGAGACCTCTCCTAA
- a CDS encoding DUF429 domain-containing protein, with protein sequence MESVGGLDLAASESRCSGFAVLEVDALAIVQVRCLYRDDEILDEILRSRIRLVAVDAPLSPEPVYRKIDRIARSMGYPVLPPVLGPMKLLVRRAWRIKDLIERRGISVIETHPRSAMISSRAKDLYDLLNRFRIRIDLDIDLKRLKKDLVDAIIASVVAFCYMTGKCSEEVRAEDGVIYLIKSLY encoded by the coding sequence GTGGAATCTGTGGGAGGATTAGATCTTGCAGCCAGTGAGAGTAGGTGTAGCGGTTTTGCAGTTTTAGAAGTAGATGCTCTAGCCATAGTTCAGGTTAGATGTCTCTATAGAGATGATGAGATCTTAGATGAGATACTTCGTTCTCGTATCAGGCTTGTTGCAGTTGATGCTCCTCTATCTCCAGAGCCTGTATACAGAAAGATTGATAGAATAGCTAGGTCTATGGGGTATCCAGTATTACCACCTGTATTAGGACCTATGAAGCTTCTTGTTAGAAGAGCTTGGAGGATAAAGGATCTTATTGAGAGGAGAGGGATTTCAGTTATAGAGACTCATCCTAGAAGTGCTATGATAAGCTCTAGAGCTAAAGATCTATATGATCTCTTGAACAGATTTAGGATCAGGATAGATCTAGATATTGATCTGAAGAGATTGAAAAAGGATCTGGTGGATGCTATAATAGCCTCAGTAGTAGCGTTCTGTTATATGACTGGTAAGTGCTCTGAGGAAGTTAGAGCAGAAGATGGTGTGATATATCTGATAAAATCTCTCTACTAG
- a CDS encoding GNAT family N-acetyltransferase — MVLLLRDEQCKDLIIRRAGISDAEGIYKMYSLMSEEDLYRRFLYIKRPSKEEIEAYLRDPRCVIYIAEICGMVVGEGFLHRSGEIAIIVHPDFRGRGIGKRIFASLYKEARKMNIEKLFFYTSPHNIPVIRIAIRFGCRLRIVEGLYMGVIDICPETDNILREILGEDHAHHTFV; from the coding sequence ATGGTGCTTCTCCTGCGAGATGAACAATGTAAAGACCTGATCATAAGAAGAGCAGGTATAAGTGATGCAGAAGGAATCTACAAGATGTATTCTTTAATGTCCGAAGAGGATCTATACAGAAGATTTCTCTATATAAAACGACCTTCTAAAGAGGAGATTGAGGCCTATCTAAGAGATCCAAGATGTGTTATATATATAGCTGAGATCTGTGGAATGGTTGTTGGAGAAGGTTTTCTACATAGATCTGGAGAGATCGCCATCATAGTACACCCGGATTTCAGGGGGAGGGGGATCGGAAAAAGAATTTTCGCATCACTGTATAAGGAGGCTAGAAAGATGAATATTGAAAAATTATTCTTCTACACATCACCACATAACATTCCGGTAATAAGGATCGCGATAAGATTCGGATGTAGGCTTAGAATTGTAGAGGGTTTGTACATGGGTGTGATAGATATATGTCCTGAAACAGATAATATACTAAGAGAGATCCTGGGTGAGGATCATGCCCACCATACATTTGTATAG
- a CDS encoding metallophosphoesterase has translation MSKDLKIAVVSDSHDNMIAVDKAIKVIKDRGISTVIHLGDFVAPFTLLRFIDAGLKVFGVYGNNDGEKLGLRRIAERNGSEIYDPPHVLLLGGRKILLLHGVGPADESREYAEALASSGYYDVVLYGHTHVIDSRMIKSTLLLNPGELYGYLTGRSSIAILDLQKMDVEIVIL, from the coding sequence TTGAGTAAGGATTTAAAGATTGCTGTTGTAAGCGATTCTCATGATAATATGATCGCCGTTGATAAAGCTATTAAGGTGATCAAGGACAGAGGAATTAGCACTGTGATTCATCTCGGAGATTTTGTAGCACCTTTCACACTTCTCAGATTCATAGACGCCGGGCTGAAGGTTTTCGGGGTTTATGGTAATAATGATGGTGAGAAGTTAGGTCTCAGAAGAATTGCTGAAAGGAATGGTTCAGAGATCTATGATCCTCCTCATGTATTATTATTAGGCGGAAGAAAGATCCTGCTGCTCCATGGGGTAGGCCCTGCTGATGAGAGTAGAGAATATGCTGAAGCTCTGGCAAGCTCGGGTTATTATGATGTCGTTTTATACGGGCATACACATGTGATAGATAGTAGAATGATTAAAAGCACTCTACTTCTAAATCCTGGAGAGTTGTATGGTTATTTAACTGGAAGATCATCTATAGCTATATTGGATCTTCAGAAGATGGATGTTGAGATAGTAATACTATAG
- a CDS encoding glycogen/starch/alpha-glucan phosphorylase — translation MIVSITPEIGIDEIPIYAGGLGILEGDKFLEAARRDLNYTVLTLFYRRGYVYYDVVDGEIKEIEKDFSNYRSLLREEEPLEVSYDGEKILIKPLVYTLNKARIVYFDISGPEKFSRKLDRLYIEDETYSFEAKYSILAKASYEYMDKRIGFKNISIIDIQESLASLISLLLPHSIRKRLIIHTPGPWGHPKFSRETLSREFGYIDGEQILTKISASRVDEVYTVSEKHYEITLSTFPEFSGKLSYVTNGINIERWVHREIKKFYKLDKIDPRDFHEAHMKAKIELVDLLKNYKKIDVDSDKMIISWARRVTRYKRPYFMIRLAEDLADRDDVLIVLGGKAHPKDLEGLGYMRIFRELHEEYKNVVYIHDYDVEKAKLILSGSDLLLFTPFPGWEASGTSFMKAGANGVPSLASRDGAALEMIRDGFNGWFFGSDIRYPIDLYSTSASEIDQRDYKDFHEKLMMILDLYHEDYDSYVEIMINSMKTYGIEADIWRVLKTLYSDIMNR, via the coding sequence TTGATAGTCTCTATCACACCTGAGATAGGCATTGATGAAATCCCGATATATGCTGGAGGGCTTGGAATTCTCGAGGGAGACAAGTTTCTTGAGGCTGCTAGAAGAGATTTAAACTATACCGTGCTAACACTCTTCTATAGAAGAGGCTATGTGTATTATGATGTAGTAGATGGGGAGATTAAAGAGATTGAGAAAGACTTCAGCAACTACAGATCTCTTCTTAGAGAGGAGGAGCCTTTAGAAGTATCATATGATGGAGAGAAGATCTTGATAAAACCTCTTGTTTACACACTTAATAAAGCTAGGATAGTATACTTCGATATATCTGGTCCGGAGAAGTTCTCTCGTAAGCTGGACAGACTCTATATAGAGGATGAAACTTACTCGTTTGAAGCTAAGTACAGTATACTTGCCAAGGCTTCTTACGAGTACATGGATAAGAGGATCGGCTTCAAGAATATAAGCATTATCGACATCCAAGAATCTCTAGCATCTCTTATATCTCTTCTCCTCCCTCATAGTATCAGGAAGAGATTGATCATACATACACCAGGTCCCTGGGGTCATCCTAAGTTCTCTAGAGAGACTCTCTCAAGAGAATTTGGCTATATTGATGGCGAGCAGATTCTTACAAAGATCTCGGCATCAAGAGTCGATGAAGTTTATACAGTATCGGAGAAGCATTATGAAATAACTCTATCAACTTTTCCCGAGTTCTCAGGGAAGTTATCCTACGTGACCAATGGTATTAACATAGAGAGATGGGTTCATAGAGAGATTAAAAAATTCTACAAACTAGATAAAATAGATCCAAGAGATTTTCACGAGGCGCATATGAAGGCTAAGATAGAACTAGTAGATCTTCTAAAGAACTATAAGAAAATAGATGTAGACTCCGATAAAATGATAATCTCCTGGGCCAGAAGAGTTACAAGGTATAAGAGACCATATTTCATGATAAGACTTGCTGAGGATCTTGCTGATAGAGATGATGTACTCATAGTATTAGGTGGGAAAGCACATCCGAAAGACCTTGAAGGATTAGGGTATATGAGGATCTTCAGAGAACTTCATGAGGAATATAAAAACGTTGTATACATACATGATTATGATGTAGAGAAAGCCAAGCTGATACTCTCAGGATCAGATCTCTTACTATTCACACCATTCCCAGGATGGGAGGCTTCTGGAACTAGCTTTATGAAGGCAGGAGCTAATGGAGTTCCATCACTAGCATCACGTGATGGAGCAGCTCTCGAGATGATTAGAGACGGATTCAATGGCTGGTTCTTCGGCTCTGATATAAGATATCCTATAGACCTCTACTCGACAAGTGCTTCGGAAATTGATCAAAGAGATTACAAGGATTTCCACGAGAAACTCATGATGATCCTAGATCTTTATCATGAAGATTATGATTCATATGTAGAGATAATGATTAATTCTATGAAGACTTATGGTATCGAAGCAGATATCTGGAGAGTTCTGAAGACACTCTACTCCGATATCATGAATAGATGA
- the gapN gene encoding NADP-dependent glyceraldehyde-3-phosphate dehydrogenase — MVEVEPSEIPRFKTYLAGEWVDSKEYSNVYSPIDESIIARISKLSPEMIESVIDKIYRSGRWSARNLPGYKRLEVFKKAADMLREYQDQLVEVLVLNAGKTIPAAKGEVKASIDRFERADMDLKRVFGDYIPGDWSDETTETEGIIRREPIGVVLIITPFNYPLFDAVNKIVYSFIVGNAFILKPASADPLPAIILARILEKAGMPRDSFAILTVSGRDMNRILSDKRISGISLTGSTETGEKVLKEAGIKQYIMELGGGDPAIVLSDADARWAAQRIARGIFSYSGQRCDAIKLILAEEEIYEDLKKLLIEELRRVRVGDPRDPNVDMGPLIDSSSADTMIKAIEDAVSKGARILVGGRRLGRTYVEPTLIEADKSVIRDLELYKNEIFAPIALITKISNIDEAIELSNGRRYGLDAAIFGRDINKIRKLIRFLEVGAIYINDYPRHGIGYYPFGGRKDSGIGREGVGYSLEYVTAYKSIVYNYKGAGVWEYL; from the coding sequence ATTGTTGAGGTAGAACCTAGTGAGATACCTAGGTTCAAGACCTATCTTGCTGGTGAATGGGTTGATTCTAAAGAGTATTCTAATGTCTATAGCCCTATTGATGAGAGTATTATTGCTAGGATTTCCAAGCTCTCTCCTGAAATGATTGAGAGTGTTATCGACAAGATCTATAGAAGTGGTAGGTGGAGTGCTAGGAATCTTCCAGGCTATAAAAGACTTGAAGTTTTTAAAAAAGCTGCCGACATGTTAAGAGAATACCAGGATCAATTGGTTGAAGTTCTTGTTCTAAATGCCGGCAAGACTATTCCTGCTGCAAAGGGTGAGGTTAAAGCTTCAATAGATCGTTTTGAGAGAGCTGATATGGATCTGAAGAGAGTTTTCGGAGATTACATACCAGGAGATTGGAGTGATGAGACTACGGAGACCGAGGGGATCATAAGAAGAGAGCCTATAGGTGTTGTTCTTATAATAACACCTTTTAACTATCCTCTATTTGATGCAGTCAATAAAATAGTATACTCATTTATTGTTGGAAATGCTTTCATACTCAAGCCAGCTTCCGCAGATCCTCTACCAGCGATAATTTTGGCCAGGATCCTTGAGAAGGCTGGGATGCCTAGAGATTCCTTCGCGATACTCACGGTATCTGGGAGAGATATGAACAGGATCTTATCTGACAAGAGAATTTCAGGTATAAGCCTTACAGGAAGCACTGAAACCGGAGAGAAGGTTCTTAAAGAAGCAGGAATCAAACAATATATAATGGAATTAGGAGGAGGAGATCCTGCGATAGTTCTCTCCGATGCAGATGCTAGATGGGCTGCTCAGAGAATTGCGAGAGGTATCTTCAGCTATAGTGGTCAGAGATGTGATGCTATAAAGCTTATCCTTGCAGAAGAAGAGATTTATGAGGATCTTAAGAAGCTTCTCATCGAAGAACTTAGAAGAGTAAGAGTAGGAGATCCTAGGGATCCTAATGTTGATATGGGTCCTCTAATAGATTCTTCATCGGCTGATACAATGATTAAAGCTATTGAAGATGCTGTTTCTAAGGGTGCTAGAATTCTTGTGGGAGGAAGAAGGCTTGGGAGGACATATGTAGAGCCTACGTTAATAGAAGCTGATAAGAGTGTGATCAGAGATCTAGAGCTTTATAAAAACGAGATCTTCGCACCAATAGCATTAATCACGAAGATCTCTAACATAGATGAAGCAATAGAACTTAGCAATGGAAGAAGATATGGTCTTGACGCAGCTATATTCGGTAGAGATATTAACAAGATTAGAAAACTCATCAGATTCCTCGAGGTAGGAGCTATATATATTAACGACTACCCACGTCATGGGATAGGATACTATCCGTTTGGAGGTAGAAAGGATTCAGGGATCGGAAGAGAAGGCGTGGGATACTCGCTAGAATATGTCACAGCATACAAGAGTATAGTATATAACTATAAAGGCGCTGGAGTCTGGGAGTATCTATAA